A segment of the Lolium perenne isolate Kyuss_39 chromosome 3, Kyuss_2.0, whole genome shotgun sequence genome:
TTTTATTAGGCCGGAAACAAACAAGTACACTGAAGAGGAACTTATGCTGTTGAAACATAAAGACATGGGATACATCCTTCAGGCCATTCAGAGTGAAAAGAAGGTTTGTTGTGGTgactttgaaatgtttgaaacaaATGAGTGCTTTGTTTGTGGTAGCTAAATAAATTATACTGTATTCTACTCCAATTTGAATGTCACTCTCTTGTAGAAAATTGAACGATTAAGCTCAACGCTTCATGAACTGGATAACAAGCGTGCAAACAAGCATGTCTACTTTGCGGAAGACAGGTATAACTGCTGCATTCTTGCTGCTTACttattgagtatatatatatgatTCTTTTAGAAATTGCCGGCTATCTGAGCTTTTGTCAATATTGAGATGATTAGCTCTTCCATTTCAGAGAAGAAGCCAGAGAAATACAATCTAGGGTAGGAAGCAGCAGCGCACCTGATTTTGGCAACATCCCTTCTCGGATAAAGAGGTAGTGTGCTATTATCTCGGAAGAATTTGGAGCCCTTGTTATGTAATTACTATATTATATCTGTGGCTACTATGATTAAagctatactccctccgttccatatttCTTGTTGTGATTGTAGTTCAGATTTGAACTAAAACCACAACAATAATTATGGAACGGAGTGAATACTTGAGAAATATAGTTTTCACTATCAGTTTCTTGAATGAATGTTGTGTCTGTTCTATTTGGTCTTTTACCTCTCATCTGAAATACCTTCTACATGTTTTAGAGTTTTGGGTGCTTTGGTGATTTGGTTTTTGCTATTTACGGTCAATGTCGTTGTGCATGCAATTGTAATCAGAAAGTTGCTCAATGATAATGTCTTGTATACGAGACGGGATTGTGTTTCTCCAACTCAAAGCATTTTCTTGACTCTTGTGCATTTTATGCATCAGTTGCTTCCTGGTAAACTTATATCCCATTAAAATCTTTGTAGGAAAACAGCTTCCTCCTACAAGGAGTTAGAAGGCAGGAAACAAAGGGCTCAAAAGCTTGAGAAATTGTACGCAGACATGGCCTTGCAAAAAGAACTGAAGGTTTGCTTGCTTTCTCTGACGACTAAGAATATATATTTTGCTTGGGTGAAGTCTATAAATTATCTTGGTGACCATACCATGAAATGTTATGTTGATTGTGAAATAATGTATAATTTACAATTCAGTGGAACCAGTTCATATTTTGTCAGCAACCGAAATCTCAAGCAGCCTAAATTCAAAATCTGTAAACGAACTGGCATATCAAATTTTGATTGTATCTGTCGGTAGTACAGTAGTACTGGATATTCTGTTTCTTACATTTAGGAATTAGGAGTTGGCTTGACTGTTAGCGTTTCATTTACTGACTTATTTAATATTTGGGCAGAAACCTGGACGCAAGCGGAAACTCCGTGAAGAGGAGATTGAAAACCCAACATCACAGCCTGTTTATAAGTGGCATGCACAAAGGAAGCGGTGAAATGGACCAAAGTTGGTTAATTGGCAACAGATCACCGAATGATCCTAAATTAGAAGCTGGCGCTTGGAGAGTTTCTCTCCACTTCAGAAGCACATTCCTGTGAACTTTGCCCTTGCccccttccccccccccccctgctGCTGATTCTGCCCCATATATTTATAACCTTTACTTGGTGATATTTGTGGATGCAATGTCGGAGATCACGTGCTGCTATTAGCCTAGTATTACTGTATAAGCATTTCTTGAAATGTTTGTTAGTCAGAATCAATATGTAAGAGCAATTTGCTGGATATGGTGCAATTCATGTCTCCGTATGCTGTGTAAAAGTGTTTGTGATTTACCTTAAGAATCTAAATCATTCACAGCTCAGTAACTTACAAAGTGTTTGTGATTACCTTCAGAACCTAAACCATTCACAACTAAGTAACTTACATTTCACGATTAGAAAGCAGAGACAAATGTTAAGAGTTCCTTTGCATTTACATTAAGAAATGTACACTACCACTGTGTTTTGTTTTCAATTGTGGCCTTCAAATTTTTGATCAAAGGGTCCAAACAAGATCTAATGTATTTTGCTCTCTGAGTTACAAGTAGACACGGCAGAGGatcctttttctcataacctatgCCAGTTAGGATTGCCTACACATTTATAATTTAATCCAACCACCCACTTCTCTATGCATCAACCTTACATTTGACATTCCATTTATTTAGCTGTAAACACCTCTACAAGCTGCATCTTTTTCTCCCCCAAAGAAGGAAGTAAACAACTAAATACAGAAGGGTAAACCCCAATATCTGGATCACAGATTCATTGTAAGCAACGTGATTCACGAGAGCCTCCAGACACCTTAGATTCACCCTGCTGCATCCCCTGGTTCATGAGTCAGCGATTGTTTGAGAATCAAGTGCTGTTATACCTTGAAACAATGTATTCTGCAATGGCCAAGCTTGACGTCAAACCAGGGGATTCTATTCCAAACAAGTTAACCAACCCAGGAATACCGTGGACATCCTCCCCCTGCAGTAGTTCAAGTGTTCAGCTTCACAGGTTTATGGATTACTTGGTGAAAAATAAACTTTGAAGGAATAAAAAGTATTGTTCTCAGATAACAACCTGAATAACAAAATCTGAAGGACGCTGTCCAGGGCCAGAAAGCTTTGGTCGGATCCCCGAATAACCAGGCTCCAAAGATCCATCCTTGAGATTTGGAAAATACTTCCTTATCACAGAGTAAAATCCAGAACATCGGGTGGGGTTGACCGAGTAATCAAACCTGATGTACATAGATGCTAAAAGTTGTAAAACATCTTACCGCATAAGAAAAAACTACAGTATTATGAGTCTAACCAGTAAAATTTAGGCAACAAGTGTAATGAATTTATTTCCAAATGTTGAACGCCATAAGAATGATTAGGTATCTGTCTAATCCAATGATTTCAGTGATGTTTATGACCAGTAAGGGAAATCTTGCCACCATGCACAAAAACTGTAGTTTAGCACATCGAGCTACACGTTCATGCAAAAACACAAGGTCAACTATGTGCATCGTCCAGATATTTAACACTTGCACAGTCTAAAATTTCAATTTACTGAAAAGGATCAGGATATATACAAGTAAACTGAACAAGCAAGTACATGCAATGGCTTACCTATTCAGGAAACATGACATGTCGTCCATTCCACCATCTAACCATTCAACATCTGGTCCAAATCTAACAAGGCCATTCAAGTCTAGTGTGACATGGACCCCTATGCCACCATCCTCTGGTAGAGGGTATATTAAGTGGCTGAAAGGACTCTTGGTTTGTGAGAGGGTGAAGTAGCATCCACGGGCATAATAAGCATGGGGCACAAATGCTTGATCAAGGCCATGCAATTTTTTGGCAAGTGGAACTGCACTCAAACCTGCTGAGTTTATCAGAAGTTTCGGAAGCAAAACAATCTGTGGTGGTACAGGAGATCCTATAGAATGGTTCTCCAGCTCTTTGCTTTCAGAAATATGAAGCTCGATCCCTTCATCTCCAACATGCCCACTGGTAACTGCTGTATTATATGATATCATTGCTCCTAAGTTTTCAGCATCAGCCTGCATCAGGAGAAACGAGAATAAAATGACAGTACGAGCTGATCTAGGGTtctgctttatgaactaacagaAACATGGCTGTCAGTTGGACATGCAGAGGAACGAAATAGTTTATTATGGTAACCAAAATTGTGCAGAGGGAGACCCATGAAGGAAACATGTCCAGATAGTTTAGCTGAAACTCTCCAAACATGGCATGGCAGGGAGCTCTTTTGAGCACAGAAAAAGGGGGCAAATACATTATTTTAATCCCGTGTTAACTAACTAGTTAAAAATACTTCAAT
Coding sequences within it:
- the LOC127344884 gene encoding probable U3 small nucleolar RNA-associated protein 11; translated protein: MSSLRNAISRRAHKERAQPDARKKFGILEKKKDYVIRAKAFHQREDLIRNLREKASNRNPDEFNFKMVNSMTVDGVHRPKPETNKYTEEELMLLKHKDMGYILQAIQSEKKKIERLSSTLHELDNKRANKHVYFAEDREEAREIQSRVGSSSAPDFGNIPSRIKRKTASSYKELEGRKQRAQKLEKLYADMALQKELKKPGRKRKLREEEIENPTSQPVYKWHAQRKR